GTCCGGCGGGGCCGGAGCGGCGGGCATGACCGGCGGCGTCCTCGGCCTGTCCTATGCCGCCTCCGTCGTGATCGGCGGTTCCGCGCTGCTGGGCGCGGTGGCCGGGTTCCTCGGGCCCTTCGCCGTGCTCCGGGGGCGGAGCATGTTCGGCGACGCGATGAGCCACGGAACCCTGCCCGGCGTCGTGCTCGCCTTCATGGTCGCCGGAGTCAAGGACGCCCCGATCCTGTTGATCGGAGCCGCCCTCTCGGCGATCCTCGCCGCGCTGGCCATGATCGGCCTGGAACGGGCGGGCCGGGTCGGCCCGGACGTCGCGATCGGCGTGGTGCTCTCCGCCGCCTTCGCCCTCGGCATCGTCCTGCTCACCAGGCTCTCCGCCGAAGGCGCGGGCGGGCGGAGCGGAATGGAGGAGTACCTCTTCGGACAGGCCGCGGGCCTCGTGGTCGGCGATCTGGTCGTCGCCGCGATCGTCGGGGCCCTCGCGTTCGGCGCGGTGCTGGTCTGGTTCCGGCTGCTGCGGACGGCGATCTTCGATCCCGGCTTCGCCGCCGTGGCGGGGGCGCCTAGCTGGGCGGTGGACGTCCTGACGACCACGCTGCTGGTCGTCGGGATCGTCTTGGGCGTGCGCACCGTGGGGGCGATCCTGATGGTCGCCCTGCTCGTCGCGCCCACCGTGGCCGCGCGCCAGCTCACGACCAGGCTGTCCACGCTGGTGCCCGCGGCCGGCCTGATCGGTGCGGCGGCGGGCGGGCTCGGCGCCTTCGTCTCCGGCACCGCCGACCTGCCGACCGGGCCGGTCATCGTGCTGTTGGCGACCGCCGCCGCGCTCGCCTCGGTGCTGTTCGCGCCGCGTCGCGGGGTGCTGCCGCGGGCCCTCTCCTCGCGACGGCGACGTCCGACGAATTCGGGTCCGGACCCGCTCTACGCGGCAGCCGCACGTCCGGCCGCCCCTCGCGCCGCCGGACCGCCGTCGGACGAGGTTCCGTCGAGTGGGGCCGTGCCCCGGTCCGGGGAAGACGGACGATGAGCGCCGACGACGTCGTGATCGTCCTCACCGCCGGTCTGCTCGGCACCGCCTGCGCCCTGCTCGGCTGCTTCCTCGTGCTGCGCGGACAGGCTCTGCTGTCCGATGCGATGAGCCACGCCGCGTTGCCGGGGATCGTCCTGGTGTATCTCGTCACCGGCGGGCGGGCCCCGTTGACGATGATCCTGGGCGCCGCCGCGTTCGGCGTGGTGTGCGTGCTCGGCTACACGGCACTGCGTCGCAGCGGCCTGCTGGGATCGGACGCCGCGATCGCCCTGGTGTTCCCCGCGTTGTTCTCCCTCGGAGTCGTCGGGGTGAGCGGATACGCCTCCGGCGCACACCTCGACCTCGACGCCGCCGTCTACGGGGAGATCACCTTCGCGCCGCTGCGCACCGTGGCGGTCCTGGGCGTCGACGTGCCTCGATCGCTGCTGATCACCGGCCTGGCGGCGGTGTCGGTGCTGGTGGTGATCCTGCTGCTCTGGCGACCCCTCCAGACGGCCACGTTCGACCCGGACTTCGCCCGCGTCGCCGGACTCGGCCCTCGGATCGTCGATCGCACGGTGCTGGTGGCGACGGCGCTCGTGGCGGTGACGGCCTTCGAGAGCGTCGGCGCGATCCTGGTGGTCAC
This genomic stretch from Actinoalloteichus hoggarensis harbors:
- a CDS encoding metal ABC transporter permease, producing the protein MTGGVLGLSYAASVVIGGSALLGAVAGFLGPFAVLRGRSMFGDAMSHGTLPGVVLAFMVAGVKDAPILLIGAALSAILAALAMIGLERAGRVGPDVAIGVVLSAAFALGIVLLTRLSAEGAGGRSGMEEYLFGQAAGLVVGDLVVAAIVGALAFGAVLVWFRLLRTAIFDPGFAAVAGAPSWAVDVLTTTLLVVGIVLGVRTVGAILMVALLVAPTVAARQLTTRLSTLVPAAGLIGAAAGGLGAFVSGTADLPTGPVIVLLATAAALASVLFAPRRGVLPRALSSRRRRPTNSGPDPLYAAAARPAAPRAAGPPSDEVPSSGAVPRSGEDGR
- a CDS encoding metal ABC transporter permease yields the protein MSADDVVIVLTAGLLGTACALLGCFLVLRGQALLSDAMSHAALPGIVLVYLVTGGRAPLTMILGAAAFGVVCVLGYTALRRSGLLGSDAAIALVFPALFSLGVVGVSGYASGAHLDLDAAVYGEITFAPLRTVAVLGVDVPRSLLITGLAAVSVLVVILLLWRPLQTATFDPDFARVAGLGPRIVDRTVLVATALVAVTAFESVGAILVVTFFIVPAATGGLLAVRLDGMLAIAVASAWIAAVVGQRLAVSLNASIAGTVGLSAVGLFVLALLFGGRRGLLRVSRRAAGAARSRPGRPLGPVDRG